In one window of Henckelia pumila isolate YLH828 chromosome 1, ASM3356847v2, whole genome shotgun sequence DNA:
- the LOC140870291 gene encoding tubulin alpha-3 chain isoform X2: MREIISIHIGQAGIQVGNSCWELYCLEHDIHPDGMMPSDTSVGVAHDAFNTFFSETGSGKHVPRAIFVDLEPTVIDEVRTGAYRQLFHPEQLISGKEDAANNFARGHYTVGKEIVDLCLDRVRKLADNCTGLQGFLVFNAVGGGTGSGLGSLLLERLSVDYGKKSKLGFTIYPSPQVSTAVVEPYNSVLSTHSLLEHTDVVVLLDNEAIYDICRRSLDIERPTYTNLNRLISQIISSLTTSLRFDGAINVDVTEFQTNLVPYPRIHFMLSSYAPVISAEKAYHEQLSVPEITNAVFEPSSMMAKCDPRHGKYMACCLMYRGDVVPKDVNAAVATIKTKRTVQFVDWCPTGFKCGINYQPPAVVPGGDLAKVQRAVCMISNNTAVAEVKASSARLVKIWPLSRKIMKKLALKVQMMKRRKVKIIRVGWRVGSHACSVKSLWVGCWLISLPTLHLCAIIIVM; encoded by the exons ATGAGGGAGATTATCAGCATACACATTGGGCAGGCCGGGATTCAGGTTGGGAATTCTTGCTGGGAGTTGTATTGCCTCGAACATGACATCCATCCAGATGGGATGATGcccag TGACACGTCGGTGGGTGTGGCCCATGATGCTTTCAACACCTTCTTTAGTGAGACTGGCTCAGGAAAGCATGTCCCGAGAGCTATCTTTGTTGATCTTGAACCTACTGTCATTGACGAAGTCAGGACAGGGGCCTATCGCCAGCTTTTTCACCCGGAACAGCTCATCTCCGGCAAAGAAGATGCTGCCAACAACTTTGCAAGAGGACATTATACAG TTGGGAAAGAGATTGTTGATCTATGCTTGGATAGGGTGAGGAAGTTGGCTGATAACTGCACCGGACTGCAAGGTTTTTTGGTCTTTAATGCAGTTGGTGGTGGTACCGGTTCTGGTTTGGGTTCTTTGCTATTGGAACGATTGTCTGTAGACTATGGGAAGAAATCAAAGCTTGGTTTCACAATTTATCCTTCTCCTCAG GTCTCCACTGCTGTTGTCGAGCCTTACAACAGTGTTCTCTCTACTCATTCGCTTCTTGAGCACACAGATGTTGTTGTGCTCCTGGACAATGAAGCCATTTATGATATCTGCAGAAGGTCTTTAGATATAGAGAGGCCTACATACACCAATTTGAACCGTTTGATTTCTCAAATCATCTCATCCCTCACTACTTCCCTACGATTTGATGGAGCCATCAACGTTGATGTTACAGAGTTCCAGACCAACCTTGTACCATATCCTCGTATCCATTTCATGCTCTCATCATATGCCCCCGTCATCTCAGCTGAGAAAGCATACCACGAGCAGCTATCAGTCCCTGAGATTACGAATGCAGTCTTTGAACCCTCAAGTATGATGGCGAAATGTGATCCGAGACATGGGAAGTACATGGCTTGTTGCTTGATGTACCGTGGTGATGTTGTTCCCAAGGATGTCAATGCCGCGGTTGCTACCATCAAAACTAAACGAACTGTTCAGTTTGTTGACTG GTGCCCAACTGGCTTCAAGTGTGGAATCAACTATCAACCTCCAGCTGTCGTACCTGGAGGCGATCTTGCCAAGGTGCAGCGAGCAGTGTGCATGATCAGCAACAACACCGCAGTTGCCGAAGT GAAGGCGAGTTCAGCGAGGCTCGTGAAGATCTGGCCGCTCTCGAGAAAGATTATGAAGAAGTTGGCGCTGAAGGTGCAGATGATGAAGAGGAGGAAGGTGAAGATTATTAGAGTTGGTTGGCGGGTCGGGTCACATGCATGTTCTGTCAAATCATTGTGGGTTGGCTGTTGGCTAATCTCTCTCCCTACCCTTCATTTGTGTGCTATTATAATTGTTATGTGA
- the LOC140870291 gene encoding tubulin alpha-3 chain isoform X1, translated as MREIISIHIGQAGIQVGNSCWELYCLEHDIHPDGMMPSDTSVGVAHDAFNTFFSETGSGKHVPRAIFVDLEPTVIDEVRTGAYRQLFHPEQLISGKEDAANNFARGHYTVGKEIVDLCLDRVRKLADNCTGLQGFLVFNAVGGGTGSGLGSLLLERLSVDYGKKSKLGFTIYPSPQVSTAVVEPYNSVLSTHSLLEHTDVVVLLDNEAIYDICRRSLDIERPTYTNLNRLISQIISSLTTSLRFDGAINVDVTEFQTNLVPYPRIHFMLSSYAPVISAEKAYHEQLSVPEITNAVFEPSSMMAKCDPRHGKYMACCLMYRGDVVPKDVNAAVATIKTKRTVQFVDWCPTGFKCGINYQPPAVVPGGDLAKVQRAVCMISNNTAVAEVFSRIDIKFDLMYSKRAFVHWYVGEGMEEGEFSEAREDLAALEKDYEEVGAEGADDEEEEGEDY; from the exons ATGAGGGAGATTATCAGCATACACATTGGGCAGGCCGGGATTCAGGTTGGGAATTCTTGCTGGGAGTTGTATTGCCTCGAACATGACATCCATCCAGATGGGATGATGcccag TGACACGTCGGTGGGTGTGGCCCATGATGCTTTCAACACCTTCTTTAGTGAGACTGGCTCAGGAAAGCATGTCCCGAGAGCTATCTTTGTTGATCTTGAACCTACTGTCATTGACGAAGTCAGGACAGGGGCCTATCGCCAGCTTTTTCACCCGGAACAGCTCATCTCCGGCAAAGAAGATGCTGCCAACAACTTTGCAAGAGGACATTATACAG TTGGGAAAGAGATTGTTGATCTATGCTTGGATAGGGTGAGGAAGTTGGCTGATAACTGCACCGGACTGCAAGGTTTTTTGGTCTTTAATGCAGTTGGTGGTGGTACCGGTTCTGGTTTGGGTTCTTTGCTATTGGAACGATTGTCTGTAGACTATGGGAAGAAATCAAAGCTTGGTTTCACAATTTATCCTTCTCCTCAG GTCTCCACTGCTGTTGTCGAGCCTTACAACAGTGTTCTCTCTACTCATTCGCTTCTTGAGCACACAGATGTTGTTGTGCTCCTGGACAATGAAGCCATTTATGATATCTGCAGAAGGTCTTTAGATATAGAGAGGCCTACATACACCAATTTGAACCGTTTGATTTCTCAAATCATCTCATCCCTCACTACTTCCCTACGATTTGATGGAGCCATCAACGTTGATGTTACAGAGTTCCAGACCAACCTTGTACCATATCCTCGTATCCATTTCATGCTCTCATCATATGCCCCCGTCATCTCAGCTGAGAAAGCATACCACGAGCAGCTATCAGTCCCTGAGATTACGAATGCAGTCTTTGAACCCTCAAGTATGATGGCGAAATGTGATCCGAGACATGGGAAGTACATGGCTTGTTGCTTGATGTACCGTGGTGATGTTGTTCCCAAGGATGTCAATGCCGCGGTTGCTACCATCAAAACTAAACGAACTGTTCAGTTTGTTGACTG GTGCCCAACTGGCTTCAAGTGTGGAATCAACTATCAACCTCCAGCTGTCGTACCTGGAGGCGATCTTGCCAAGGTGCAGCGAGCAGTGTGCATGATCAGCAACAACACCGCAGTTGCCGAAGTGTTTTCACGTATTGACATCAAATTTGATCTCATGTATTCCAAGAGAGCATTTGTTCACTGGTATGTTGGCGAAGGAATGGAGGAAGGCGAGTTCAGCGAGGCTCGTGAAGATCTGGCCGCTCTCGAGAAAGATTATGAAGAAGTTGGCGCTGAAGGTGCAGATGATGAAGAGGAGGAAGGTGAAGATTATTAG